atttcaaaaaatggtagAGTAATAAATGTACCAACAGGGCAATACATCATGAAAAATGGGAGAAGtgtctgaattcaaaaaaatcaatacagtTTTCAGGACTGTGCCACCTGAAAAGTGAGAGTGATAAACAGCTGCCGATTAAGTTCTCGTGTTTTAGCACTCATCAATGCTTGAGCACTTTTGAGTCTAAAGTAGATTTTGAAAGCGCAATACAGTATTGTGGAGAAGCATGTTACCTGAATTGGGTAAgttaaaaacttccaaaactgAGAGAATTCACCAATATGAATGTACATCCGGAAGATCCTATTATATCACGAAATCGTAGAACTCGCTCACCATCTTTGTTATAAGACCAGTATAACGGTGCGATAAAAGATTCCCGGCTTATATCAACTTcatagttttcaaacattacatctctaaaaattaaatatgctACAGTTGTAGATAAATTATAATCTTTTAATACCTcataaattgttgtttttctatCGTATTGTGCATTCCAAAATAGACGCAAGCAAACCAAAGAACAAAGCATACGATGCAAGGAATAAATATTAAGCCTAATTTCCATCCTCTTATTTTCTGAAGATCttctgatctgaaaaattattgtgtCAGTAATAAGTTATTAAATGACATCGTGAATCACTTGCAAACTGCAATGTAACGGTAGTAAAACTGAGCGGCCAAAAGTGAAATACACAGAGCAAATGCTGAGCAGTAAAGACACGTGATTTCATTTCCGACAGCAATTTCAAAGGTGTAAGGACCATCTAGCATTACAATGAACATTGATTGTTTTATGTGCATTACCTGGGAATAATGTTTTCAGAGTGGTGATTTCATTTGTTTGCTAAATTTTACTTCGTGAAGTTCTACTTTCCACgttgattttttgtagtttttttttttgcgaaattatAATACAAActgtgttttttctcaataatatATCTGCGCAAGCGAAAATACGGATtctgttttgaaaactcacgGGTTGTGCGATAAACTCAATCCACGTATAGACCAAAgaataaaatgcaaaaacagCCATCACATGTCGATAACTTCCAAATAATCTCTCAGCTCTAGTAAGAATGAGAAACAAAAGACACGAGTTGGTAAGTTGCCCAACTATGAAACCTGCATATTGGGCTATATGAAGACACAATTTAAGAGTCAGCCCCATTGGATTTAATTGCGACGAAAATACACAAACATCGATGCTTATATATAAATATGATAAGGAGGAGTTAATGCCAAAAACTGGGAAGTGAGCATACAAAATAATAACATGAATTGTTCTTAAGAAAACTCCCGATGACGCTTactattttcttatttttttagcaGTCGGAAATGACTAACATGTatgtaatatatttttaatccttgaagaaattgaaaaccgACAATCTATTCTTGGTCCTAATCTATGACGTTGAAGTAGCtcataaattacaaaaagtaCACATTCCACAATTTCATCGCACAAGTGTAGTACAgcacaattaaaattaattataaataCGAGAAGTTAAAAATACAGTGACTGTGACTAGTTAGGAATGAGACAGAAGGCAGCAGTTCACCATATGGACACTCAACACTCCGGTCAAGAAATTTGAGATCCAGAAAACCACTCGAGAAAACGTCAAATAGGCCACGACCAAAGAACTTCAGAAAGGTTCTTGGAAGGCCGTCCCGCCTATCTCCGCCGTCGAGAAGCTTCTCCCTAGAGTAACAAGAGTGGAGCTTACCAGACTAAATGCTTTAGAAGGATCCCAAATCAGTGGCAGAGGCCCTCGGTCTCCCTACGAAAGTCTTCAATCCAGGTTGATCACCATGATCCGGAGACTTCCATGGGATCCCATCCGTGATGATTTGCACCACTACTTATACTACTACTATTACTACTTCTAGTAGTAGTATTCACTAATGAgtggtgaaaaatgaaatcaaacgttttgatattttacaaATGTGTCAAATGGTGCAGTTTCAGAAGATTCAGGATATGTATAATATTATTTGCAAACATCTCCAAATAGTACCAATTGAATATGTTCTTAATCCGAACCAACGACCGGTAATGGCTAGTGAGGCAACATCATATAGAttggttttagaaaaaaaaaactgaaaattccgtcatggtttcgaaaaattcaagattggCAACGTAAAGATTAATAGTTAGTTACTCGTTTTTTTAGGTCGTTGAGTATACACTAgttgaaatttctaataacGACTGCAAAACGACAGACTGAGATCAAATTTGAGTATATTTGAACTTTGGGTTTTCCGACGCCTTCTGTTACTCTTATCAAAACATTGCAATGATATCATTTCATCTTGTTCCGTGATGACGTCGAAATCAATTCATTCACTGATAATGTTCTAATCTTCACACTCAAAGCGAAATGAAGACGATGGAAACCATTGACAAAGAGATAGAGAAGATTTAGAAGAAAAGGGAAAAGAAGAATGATTTCATTTACTAATAAATTGGTTTCCGTCTCCCGTCTTGTCTCAATCAGctgtaaaacattttggcaCCTTGAATACTTTTGCAGAGACAAAATATTACAggattgaaaatcaaaacgaGATGCTTCAATTTCAAGCCATCTTTATCCATTCTGTGATGAGATAGAAAGTGACGTGATCTAAAACATCTCACAGTTTGAACTCTATGCTTTTGGGATCTCTTGAGTA
This is a stretch of genomic DNA from Caenorhabditis elegans chromosome V. It encodes these proteins:
- the str-144 gene encoding Serpentine receptor class r-10 (Confirmed by transcript evidence), with the protein product MGLTLKLCLHIAQYAGFIVGQLTNSCLLFLILTRAERLFGSYRHVMAVFAFYSLVYTWIEFIAQPVMHIKQSMFIVMLDGPYTFEIAVGNEITCLYCSAFALCISLLAAQFYYRYIAVCKSEDLQKIRGWKLGLIFIPCIVCFVLWFACVYFGMHNTIEKQQFMRDVMFENYEVDISRESFIAPLYWSYNKDGERVLRFRDIIGSSGCTFILVTCFSTILYCAFKIYFRLKSAQALMSAKTRELNRQLFITLTFQTLLPFFMMYCPVGTFITLPFFEIEVGQLGNYVGAAAGTYPAIEPVIAIFCIKDFRKTVLCQRRKNRTGAKSSSGIPTTSFH